The nucleotide window TCTCTGTGTCCGGGGTGTCGGTTGCCCTCATTGTTTCAGCTGCTTTTCTGTCCTCCCCAGACTTGCGTTCCTGGCTCGCTGTCTTTCCGGCTCTGACTCTCTCTCTCCTTAGCTTTGTCTCGGTCTCTGCCCATCTCGGCCTCCCCGCTACTTCCCCCCTCCGCCTTCCTCCCTATCTCTGCGTCTCAGTCTCTCACGGCAGCTATCGGTCTTTCTCATTGTCCCCGCGCCTCTGGAGCTCCTCTTAGAGCCCCCGCGCGTCCCAGTCTCTACGGGGCTTTTCTAGCTCCTGCGCCGAGCGCCCAGGCTCGGcaaaccccctccccctgccaaggAACAATGAAAAGCCGGTGTGATCCGAAAGCCCCTCGCCTTCCCCGCCGGAACCAGCCCTTCCCCACGCCGTCCCCGGGGAGCCCTAGGACTCCCCCACCCCGGGTTGTAGATCGAGTTCAGCTGCTACTACACTGCGCAAAAGGGGCGCAAAAGGGGCGGGGGTAGGGTATAAATCAAAAAATCAAACTTTGGGAACCGGGATATAACCTTTCAGTCCCTGCTGCAGCGAGATGCAGCCACGCCCCCTGGGTGACCCCAACGAGGATCTAGCTGAGGGGGAGGGGTTCCCGAGGCCAGCCGGAGCTGAACCCGCAGTGCGGGATCCCCCCCCCGGTCCAATTCTGCGCGATGAGATGTTAGTGGGTCGGAACGGGCTCCCGGGTGCGGGAAAACCCCGCAAACCTCCGCCAGGCCTGGGTGCCCGGAAAACGGGTGTCGGAGGAGGTGGCCGCGAACTCACCCCGCTTGCTCCGGCCGATCTGGCCCAGCTTGGGCGGCCGCTTGTTCTGCCCGGCGCCGAAGAAGTTGTTGGTGTCCTGCAGGCGGCAGGAGAAGATCTGGCCCACGTCGCCGCCGTCGCCGTAGGGGCTCAGCTTCTCGTCGCCGTAGGGCAGCACCTCCGACATGGTCGCGTCCGGGGGCTCCGCGGCGGCACCTCCTCCGCCCGCGTCCCCGCCCGCGGCGGACAGGGTCAGCGGCGCTGGGGCCGGGGACGGCCGGCCGAGGACCGCCCGCGGGCTGCGGCGGCGCTGGCGCCGGCGAGAGGCCGGAGGGCGCCGCTGGGGCAGGAGCGCGCAGCCGGCCCGAGCGACCCCGCGAGCGCCCGAGGCTGCGCTGCGCTGCGCTCCGGCTCGGCGGCGCGCGAGTGGCTGCTGCTCCGGCAGAGGCTAGCAGGACTCACATCCTCGGCGCGCTCGGGCGCTGGGCtggggccgggccgggcggggccGTGAGCCGGGGGAGGAGGCTGTGCCAGCGAGCCCCGAGGGCGCGGGGCCGAGGAGGGCGCACCCCGGGAAGCCGGGCAGGCCGGTCCTGCGGCGAgtgcgggcggcggcggcgctggTTCGGGGAGGCTGACTGGGGAGCTGCGAGCGGCTGGGCTGcgaggggtggagggggaggggagcgagggtggagggagggcacgggtggggggtgggagagaagcccggagggagggagggggaagagagaaacCGAGAGGGAAACggggagagaagcagagacacagagagaatgaGAGGCAGGGGAATCGAccgaaagagagagaggaaggcaagagggaggagaagaaagggcGGAGGGAACGACTAGATCAGGAtcggagagggagaggggagaaagagaaagagggtcggagagggaaggaggagagtcagagggaggagaaggaggccgGGACCGAGAGCCAGCCAGCGGGCGAGCTGCGAGCGAGAAATGCCGGCCGCGGCTCGGAGGCGAGGCCgcggggggcgggaggagggcaggaggagggcgGGGCGGAGGGGACCCGGGCCGCGGGGACAGATCCCTGGAAGCCGAGCGACGTCACAGGGCAGCGCAGGCCGGCCCGGGCCGCGGCTAGcttcctgcccccgcccccagcacccGCGTCCCGCCCGAGCTGAGGGGCCCCCCGTGagccccgccccggcccggcggcctccgggcgccgcCTCCTCTCGCGGGGTGTTTACCGGGTCCCGAGGCGGTGCGCGGCGGCTCCGCGCGGGACCTGCCACCGGCTCTGCCTCCCGCGGAGagctggggggagtggggatTCCGGGAGCGGGAAGGGGAACCTACGACGCACACGTGGGGAAGGACAGATGGATGCAGGTCTCCCCGGAGGCCAGATGCTGGGGTAGAGGTCGGAGGGCACTCGGCGACCCTCGGACACGGTCTCCCCCGCCGGCGCCAACCGGGGAACCCCTTGCCCCCATCACATTTGCGCCCCACTCTAGACTCTCAGGGCCCGGCCCCTTGGGCCtcacaccctccctctcccactcggTTCGCCCTGGAAGGCCCTGCTCCCAGCCAGGTCTCTCGACTCGGGCTCCCGCGGGGCCTCGGGGTGGAGgcggatggggggtggggagggcag belongs to Pseudorca crassidens isolate mPseCra1 chromosome 2, mPseCra1.hap1, whole genome shotgun sequence and includes:
- the CAMK2N1 gene encoding calcium/calmodulin-dependent protein kinase II inhibitor 1, translating into MSEVLPYGDEKLSPYGDGGDVGQIFSCRLQDTNNFFGAGQNKRPPKLGQIGRSKRVVIEDDRIDDVLKNMTDKAPPGV
- the LOC137220240 gene encoding nematocyst expressed protein 3-like, with the translated sequence MLFRYCSPREAEPVAGPARSRRAPPRDPVNTPREEAAPGGRRAGAGLTGGPSARAGRGPAARSSPVSLPEPAPPPPALAAGPACPASRGAPSSAPRPRGSLAQPPPPAHGPARPGPSPAPERAEDVSPASLCRSSSHSRAAEPERSAAQPRALAGSLGPAARSCPSGALRPLAGASAAAARGRSSAGRPRPQRR